From a region of the Streptacidiphilus albus JL83 genome:
- a CDS encoding DUF3592 domain-containing protein, whose product MVDSGVLFTGGVGAAVWVAAGWQAARQWQATTGRRATGLVSRVKVAPRGGTSSTVRFMDESGVPHQLESAFRGSVGQEVQVGYPAGKPQRARMIGGFSPWGFPITATVVGGAFLAVAAALLTGR is encoded by the coding sequence ATGGTTGATAGCGGGGTCCTGTTCACCGGCGGAGTCGGGGCGGCCGTCTGGGTCGCCGCCGGATGGCAGGCGGCCCGCCAGTGGCAGGCCACCACCGGACGCCGTGCCACCGGGTTGGTGTCGCGGGTGAAGGTCGCCCCGCGTGGCGGCACCTCCAGCACGGTGCGCTTCATGGACGAGTCCGGCGTTCCGCACCAGTTGGAGTCGGCCTTCCGCGGCAGCGTCGGACAGGAAGTGCAGGTCGGCTATCCGGCCGGCAAACCGCAGCGCGCCCGCATGATCGGCGGCTTCTCTCCCTGGGGGTTCCCGATCACGGCGACGGTGGTGGGCGGCGCCTTCCTCGCAGTCGCCGCAGCCCTGCTGACGGGGCGCTGA
- a CDS encoding alpha/beta hydrolase family protein, which translates to MPSIHPPFQPAPFPSFPPPPGGAAGGHEPALTLVDTLPSEPERVVAPVLRRVGFTFSSDGGYAACLATSGDSGWYPESWWLGGAGGPEPMPLLSGGVPGGATGPESLHSQLVSLQDGRVLICRQQQEAQAPQGGVRQDLLVRTPGRPGEQLVGSLRVPALRLLALPSAGFGAPVAVALGADQRQITSAWLISADGAPPQQVAEFSGQVGGGVWLDRGGRMLALDHVRPGEHGPLVKTVVLDLATGVLSPLLELAPGSNDRLVLADPVSGLILVRSDAPGVDRLGWGVLGGEQPLRFPDCLHPPQRFLRPVAIEAATDPGTPAAELRVALQGDWGVASSLTVWSPGEGRCEPVAIPSGRLGGVGHWSAAGLRMPYSAPDHPAGMATIDVDLLTGEQPQPQVVAPTMPLRLAPLQGGRAGVHSLLRTVPDPSTVRQLRPNRPGWRLDGSSPPGGGGRWQPARTVELAGAAGPVEAVVYGGDAWLTAQHLVLALHGGPADAWRMEFDPTLQRMAAEGLAVVAPNQRGSTGYGIEHAQAVQGAWGGPDLDDVLTLLSSVSGQRVASGLEPASLFGVSYGAFLALLAASTSPHLVARCAVVAPFLSGARLLAEATPGVRSLTVRMGGAQEPEDGRGPRDVLRLCHRLVAPLLVVHGDQDDVVPVGQSRTLRQELLRMGRREGADLRLVEVAGAGHEVLAEESGPVLHELLAGFLRTGRTG; encoded by the coding sequence ATGCCGTCGATCCACCCGCCCTTCCAGCCCGCTCCCTTTCCTTCCTTCCCGCCCCCGCCGGGCGGCGCCGCCGGCGGCCATGAGCCCGCGTTGACGCTGGTCGACACCCTGCCGTCGGAGCCGGAGCGGGTGGTGGCGCCGGTGCTGCGACGGGTCGGCTTCACCTTCTCCTCCGACGGCGGCTACGCCGCCTGCCTGGCGACCTCCGGGGACAGCGGCTGGTACCCGGAGAGCTGGTGGCTGGGCGGCGCCGGCGGCCCCGAGCCGATGCCGCTGCTCTCCGGCGGCGTCCCCGGCGGCGCGACCGGGCCCGAGAGCCTGCATTCGCAGCTGGTCTCGCTGCAGGACGGCCGGGTGCTGATCTGTCGGCAACAGCAGGAGGCACAGGCCCCGCAGGGCGGCGTTCGGCAGGATCTGCTGGTGCGGACGCCCGGCCGACCGGGCGAGCAGCTGGTCGGCAGCCTGCGGGTGCCGGCCCTGCGGCTGCTGGCGCTGCCCTCGGCCGGGTTCGGCGCACCGGTCGCGGTCGCGCTCGGCGCGGACCAGCGGCAGATCACCTCGGCCTGGCTGATCAGCGCGGACGGTGCGCCCCCGCAGCAGGTCGCCGAGTTCTCCGGCCAGGTCGGCGGCGGCGTGTGGCTGGACCGGGGCGGCCGGATGCTGGCGCTGGACCATGTCCGGCCCGGCGAGCACGGACCACTGGTGAAGACGGTCGTGCTCGACCTCGCCACCGGGGTGCTGAGCCCGCTGCTGGAGCTGGCCCCCGGCAGCAACGACCGGCTGGTGCTGGCGGACCCGGTGAGCGGCCTGATCCTGGTCCGCAGCGACGCGCCCGGCGTCGACCGGCTGGGCTGGGGCGTCCTCGGCGGGGAGCAGCCGCTGCGGTTCCCCGACTGCCTCCATCCGCCGCAGCGCTTCCTCCGGCCGGTCGCCATCGAGGCCGCGACCGACCCCGGCACCCCGGCGGCGGAGCTGCGGGTCGCGCTGCAGGGCGACTGGGGTGTGGCCTCCTCGCTCACGGTCTGGAGCCCCGGCGAGGGCCGGTGCGAACCGGTGGCGATACCGTCCGGCCGGCTGGGCGGGGTCGGCCACTGGTCCGCCGCCGGTCTGCGGATGCCCTACTCCGCGCCGGACCACCCGGCCGGGATGGCCACCATCGACGTCGACCTGCTGACCGGCGAGCAGCCGCAGCCGCAGGTCGTCGCACCGACGATGCCGCTGCGGCTGGCGCCGCTGCAGGGCGGCCGGGCCGGGGTGCACAGCCTGCTGCGCACCGTCCCCGACCCCTCGACGGTGCGGCAGCTGCGACCGAACCGGCCCGGCTGGCGGCTGGACGGCAGCTCGCCGCCCGGCGGCGGCGGACGCTGGCAGCCCGCCCGGACGGTGGAGCTGGCCGGAGCGGCCGGACCGGTGGAGGCCGTGGTCTACGGCGGGGACGCCTGGCTGACGGCGCAGCACCTGGTGCTGGCCCTGCACGGCGGCCCGGCCGATGCCTGGCGGATGGAGTTCGACCCGACGCTGCAGCGGATGGCCGCCGAGGGGCTGGCCGTGGTCGCCCCCAACCAGCGCGGCAGCACGGGGTACGGCATCGAACACGCCCAGGCGGTTCAGGGGGCCTGGGGCGGACCGGACCTGGACGACGTGCTGACGCTGCTGTCCTCGGTGAGCGGGCAGCGGGTCGCCTCGGGGCTTGAGCCCGCGTCACTCTTCGGGGTGAGTTACGGAGCGTTCCTGGCGCTGCTCGCGGCCTCCACCTCGCCGCACCTGGTGGCGCGGTGCGCGGTGGTCGCCCCCTTCCTCTCCGGCGCGCGGCTGCTGGCCGAGGCGACGCCCGGGGTGCGGTCGCTGACGGTGCGGATGGGCGGCGCGCAGGAGCCCGAGGACGGACGCGGCCCGCGCGACGTGCTCCGGCTGTGCCACCGACTGGTGGCTCCGCTGCTGGTCGTGCACGGGGACCAGGACGACGTGGTGCCGGTCGGGCAGTCCCGGACGCTGCGTCAGGAGCTGCTGCGGATGGGCCGGCGGGAGGGCGCGGACCTCCGGCTGGTGGAGGTGGCGGGGGCCGGGCACGAGGTCCTGGCCGAGGAGAGCGGGCCGGTTCTGCACGAGTTGTTGGCCGGATTTCTGCGAACCGGCCGCACCGGCTGA
- a CDS encoding 3-oxoacyl-ACP reductase, with amino-acid sequence MSTSLEGRTAVVTGAGRGLGRAEALELARLGANVVVNDFGAPGRDGSGAASAAPADETVAAIVAEGGRAVAHYGDIADLDTAGQLVELAVEQFGGLDILVNNAGILRDRMVFSMTGEEWDSVIRVHLRGHFATTRAAAGYWRDRAKREGGPVYGRIVNTASEAFVGGSAGQPNYAAAKGGIVGLTLSCASALARYGVTSNVICPRARTRMTEDVFTGTMAAPEQGLDPLAPEHVSPLVGYLASPAAERVNGQVFVVHGGLVAVLGQPPVLARFDTAKDLFTVAELDDLLSPFYADRTPGDGYANVAVLGLRHGD; translated from the coding sequence ATGAGCACCTCACTGGAGGGCAGGACGGCGGTGGTCACCGGCGCCGGACGCGGCCTCGGCCGGGCCGAGGCGCTGGAACTGGCCCGGCTCGGCGCCAACGTCGTCGTCAACGACTTCGGCGCGCCCGGCCGCGACGGCAGCGGCGCGGCGTCCGCCGCCCCGGCGGACGAGACGGTCGCCGCGATCGTCGCCGAGGGCGGCCGCGCCGTCGCCCACTACGGCGACATCGCCGACCTCGACACCGCCGGGCAACTGGTCGAGCTGGCGGTGGAGCAGTTCGGCGGACTCGACATCCTGGTCAACAACGCCGGGATCCTGCGCGACCGGATGGTCTTCTCGATGACGGGGGAGGAGTGGGACTCGGTGATCCGGGTCCACCTCCGCGGCCACTTCGCCACCACCCGCGCCGCCGCCGGGTACTGGCGCGACCGGGCCAAGCGCGAGGGCGGACCGGTCTACGGACGGATCGTCAACACCGCCTCGGAGGCGTTCGTCGGTGGCTCGGCCGGACAGCCCAACTACGCCGCGGCCAAGGGCGGCATCGTCGGCCTCACCCTCAGCTGCGCCTCGGCGCTGGCCCGGTACGGGGTGACCAGCAACGTCATCTGCCCGCGCGCCCGTACCCGGATGACCGAGGACGTGTTCACCGGCACGATGGCCGCCCCGGAGCAGGGGCTCGACCCGCTGGCTCCCGAGCATGTCTCCCCGTTGGTCGGCTACCTGGCCTCGCCGGCGGCGGAGCGGGTCAACGGGCAGGTGTTCGTCGTCCACGGCGGACTGGTCGCGGTGCTCGGGCAGCCTCCGGTGCTGGCCAGGTTCGACACCGCCAAGGACCTGTTCACCGTGGCCGAGCTGGACGACCTGCTCAGCCCGTTCTACGCGGACCGCACTCCCGGCGACGGCTATGCCAATGTCGCCGTCCTCGGCCTGCGGCACGGCGATTGA
- a CDS encoding zinc-binding dehydrogenase — protein sequence MRAAVLHQTGQEKLEVHEGVELPATGAGQVRVRMRAASLCHSDLSAMSGVLPQPAPFVPGHEGAGEITEVGADVKGLAVGDHVVICWMPPDGTCPSCLRGEGNLCLAGFANMGTPNYRYDGADIFGFSGTGTFAEETVVAAGCAVKLPADVPFEVGALIGCGVTTGVGAAIHTAKVEPGSSVVVIGCGGVGIAAIQGARVAGAAQIVAVDPVAARRDWALRFGATEAVAPEGLAAVQQRLTPGGEGFDYAFEVVGRSATVRAAYDATRRGGAVVVVGAGAMDDMAQFNMFELFFNEKRLLPSLYGGADVLRGYRTIIDLWRAGRLDLEGMITHHVRLEGINDAIEQMRTGEALRTVITL from the coding sequence ATGCGCGCAGCAGTTCTGCACCAGACAGGTCAGGAGAAGCTGGAGGTCCACGAGGGCGTGGAACTGCCCGCCACCGGCGCGGGCCAGGTCAGGGTGCGGATGCGGGCGGCGAGCCTGTGCCACTCCGACCTGTCCGCGATGAGCGGCGTGCTGCCGCAGCCCGCGCCGTTCGTCCCCGGCCACGAGGGCGCCGGCGAGATCACCGAGGTCGGTGCGGACGTCAAGGGCCTCGCGGTCGGCGACCACGTGGTCATCTGCTGGATGCCGCCGGACGGCACCTGTCCGAGCTGCCTGCGTGGGGAGGGCAACCTCTGCCTCGCCGGGTTCGCCAACATGGGCACCCCCAACTACCGCTACGACGGCGCCGACATCTTCGGCTTCTCCGGTACCGGCACCTTCGCCGAGGAGACCGTCGTCGCGGCCGGCTGCGCGGTGAAGCTGCCCGCGGACGTGCCCTTCGAGGTCGGCGCGCTGATCGGCTGCGGCGTCACCACCGGGGTGGGTGCGGCGATCCACACCGCGAAGGTCGAGCCGGGCTCCTCGGTCGTGGTGATCGGCTGCGGCGGGGTCGGCATCGCCGCGATCCAGGGCGCACGGGTCGCCGGCGCCGCGCAGATCGTGGCGGTCGACCCGGTGGCCGCACGCCGCGACTGGGCGCTGCGCTTCGGCGCCACCGAGGCGGTCGCCCCGGAGGGGCTGGCCGCCGTGCAGCAGCGGCTGACCCCTGGCGGCGAGGGCTTCGACTACGCCTTCGAGGTGGTCGGCCGCTCGGCGACGGTCCGGGCCGCCTACGACGCGACCCGGCGCGGCGGCGCCGTGGTGGTGGTCGGCGCCGGGGCGATGGACGACATGGCGCAGTTCAACATGTTCGAGCTGTTCTTCAACGAGAAGCGGCTGCTGCCCTCCCTCTACGGCGGCGCGGACGTACTGCGCGGCTACCGGACCATCATCGACCTGTGGCGGGCCGGGCGGCTGGACCTCGAAGGCATGATCACCCACCATGTCCGGCTCGAAGGGATCAACGACGCCATCGAGCAGATGCGGACCGGCGAGGCCCTGCGCACCGTCATCACCCTCTGA
- a CDS encoding phosphocholine-specific phospholipase C, translating into MSPLTRRTFLGSAAALGAALGLDNLPSTVSKASAAGTTGTIADVKHVVVLMQENRSFDHYFGSLKGVRGFDDRATIQINGGNSVFNQANGSGRQYPWQLSATDTWYFGVSKEQLAQCDGSLDHSWSTQHEAWNNGKMDSWVSAKGSVRTMGFMNRSDIPFHYGLADAYTICDAYHCSILSATGPNRTYLWSGEIDPTGTAGGPAYDGGSESGLKWQTYAETLQNAGVSWKVYQNASDNFGDNALAYFSQFANASTSSALYQQGMGSVPSTGNTPVDIANAIAADAKAGTLPQVSWVVASQLYSEHPDGPPENGAYFVNLVFQALAADPDVFNSTVLFLNYDENDGFFDHVPPPVAPTGTANEFYSGENIGLGFRVPMIIASPWSRGGYVDSQVYDHTSVIQFLETWTTALGTPALCNNISAWRRQVCGDLTGAFDFANPVYGAPTLPAATATISQATANVMVNPSPGTNSMPTQEAGTKPARALPYQPNAWVDHIEYDANNATLLWLDLANQGPQATAHAHYSVYSNAGNTGGPWQYTVAPYNAATGTDGSTSASFSIGANNGNGAYDLTVLGPNRFLRHFAGNATTAGSTAEAVTYYATAPNTGAEAVWFTMKNTGTSAVTFTITSNNYRTDGPWTYNVAAGASVSDYFNAVTIANGWYDFTVTVSSDSSWSRRATGHIETGAVSVTG; encoded by the coding sequence GTGTCCCCGCTCACCCGTCGCACCTTCCTCGGCTCAGCCGCCGCGCTCGGCGCAGCCCTCGGCCTGGACAATCTTCCGAGCACCGTGTCCAAGGCCTCGGCCGCGGGCACCACCGGCACTATTGCTGATGTGAAGCACGTCGTGGTCCTCATGCAGGAGAACCGCAGCTTCGACCACTACTTCGGCTCGCTGAAGGGGGTCCGCGGCTTCGACGACCGTGCCACCATCCAGATCAACGGCGGCAACAGCGTCTTCAACCAGGCCAACGGCAGTGGCCGGCAGTACCCGTGGCAGCTGAGCGCCACCGACACCTGGTACTTCGGGGTGAGCAAGGAGCAGCTGGCGCAGTGCGACGGCTCGCTGGACCACTCCTGGTCCACCCAGCACGAGGCGTGGAACAACGGCAAGATGGACTCCTGGGTCTCCGCCAAGGGCTCGGTGCGGACCATGGGCTTCATGAACCGCTCGGACATCCCGTTCCACTACGGGCTGGCCGACGCGTACACCATCTGCGACGCGTACCACTGCTCGATCCTGTCGGCGACCGGCCCGAACCGCACCTACCTGTGGTCCGGCGAGATCGACCCGACCGGCACCGCGGGCGGCCCGGCCTACGACGGCGGCAGCGAGTCCGGCCTGAAGTGGCAGACCTACGCCGAGACCCTGCAGAACGCCGGGGTCAGCTGGAAGGTCTACCAGAACGCCTCCGACAACTTCGGTGACAACGCGCTGGCCTACTTCAGCCAGTTCGCCAACGCGTCCACCAGCAGCGCGCTCTACCAGCAGGGCATGGGCTCGGTGCCCAGCACCGGCAACACCCCGGTCGACATCGCCAACGCCATCGCCGCCGACGCCAAGGCCGGCACCCTGCCGCAGGTCTCCTGGGTGGTCGCCAGCCAGCTCTACTCCGAGCACCCGGACGGGCCGCCGGAGAACGGCGCCTACTTCGTCAACCTGGTCTTCCAGGCCCTGGCCGCGGACCCGGACGTCTTCAACTCCACCGTGCTGTTCCTCAACTACGACGAGAACGACGGCTTCTTCGACCACGTCCCGCCGCCGGTCGCCCCGACCGGGACCGCCAACGAGTTCTACTCCGGCGAGAACATCGGCCTGGGCTTCCGGGTCCCGATGATCATCGCCTCGCCGTGGAGCCGCGGCGGCTACGTCGACTCCCAGGTCTACGACCACACCAGCGTCATCCAGTTCCTGGAGACCTGGACCACGGCCCTGGGCACCCCCGCCCTCTGCAACAACATCAGCGCCTGGCGCCGCCAGGTGTGCGGTGACCTCACCGGCGCCTTCGACTTCGCCAACCCGGTCTACGGCGCGCCGACCCTGCCGGCCGCGACCGCCACCATCAGCCAGGCCACCGCCAACGTGATGGTCAACCCGAGCCCGGGCACCAACTCCATGCCCACCCAGGAGGCCGGCACCAAGCCCGCCCGCGCGCTGCCCTACCAGCCCAACGCCTGGGTCGACCACATCGAGTACGACGCGAACAACGCCACCCTGCTCTGGCTGGACCTGGCCAACCAGGGCCCGCAGGCCACCGCCCACGCGCACTACTCGGTCTACTCCAACGCCGGCAACACCGGCGGTCCCTGGCAGTACACGGTGGCCCCGTACAACGCCGCCACCGGCACCGACGGCAGCACCAGCGCCTCGTTCAGCATCGGCGCCAACAACGGCAACGGCGCCTACGACCTCACCGTCCTCGGCCCCAACCGCTTCCTGCGGCACTTCGCCGGCAACGCCACCACCGCCGGCAGCACCGCCGAGGCCGTCACCTACTACGCCACCGCCCCCAACACCGGTGCGGAGGCGGTCTGGTTCACCATGAAGAACACCGGCACCAGCGCCGTCACCTTCACCATCACCTCGAACAACTACCGCACCGACGGCCCGTGGACGTACAACGTCGCCGCCGGGGCCAGCGTCTCCGACTACTTCAACGCGGTCACCATCGCCAACGGCTGGTACGACTTCACGGTCACCGTCAGCAGCGACTCCAGCTGGAGCCGCCGGGCCACCGGCCACATCGAGACCGGCGCGGTCAGCGTCACCGGCTGA
- a CDS encoding acyl-CoA dehydrogenase yields the protein MAIGITEDHRALGAAVRGLLERELGEAAPDRAPGSPAGWWKSLAEQGLIGPHLSEQAGGGGGTLLDLSVVMEQTGRALLPGNHLPTVLATVVVDRGGRSGPETASLADGSRSAAVALDPGGLRAEPVAGGRLRLHGSTPVVLGDEGADLLLLPARSAEGEGEGGGGGAREGEGEYWYLVEATEAGLTPLPSLDLTRGLLRVELDVVLPAERRVAADTPALRAALAVPIAAEACGIAAWALDTAVRHATLRHQFGRPIGQFQAVKHLCAHLLVRTEKATAAVWQAARDQDALARDALARDAVDQAAVAREAVDRGAVGRAEVSAAVAVALALEAAYENAKDCIQILGGIGFTWEHGAHLRLRRAAVLRQLLAGVGSGGGDGVGGGVGCGERALFGAVGRAAVAHGLARPALELPPEAEHFRTEARAAAASVVGLDPAEQRRRLAPDGWAAPHLPVPYGRGAGPLQQLAVDQELAAAGVRLPDLTIGTWVVPSLVAHGTPEQRERYLMPTLRGELSWCQLFSEPEAGSDLASLRTRAVRLPDGRWRVDGQKVWTSSARTADFGILLARTAPEKPKHQGLTYFLVDMRTTRGIDIRPLREITGDAVFNEVFLDGVELPADAVVGEVDGGWRVARHTLGNERVHMADASPTLDAVRQLLAVPGADPATLGRLAADEHVLGCIDLRTALSSLDGLDPGAGGSIRKVVSAPHAQRVAESALELSGPEGAVQEGAGARIGHAFLMSRCLTIAGGTTQVQLNVVAERILGLPRDPEPTARN from the coding sequence ATGGCCATCGGCATCACGGAGGACCACCGAGCGCTGGGCGCCGCCGTGCGCGGACTGCTGGAACGCGAGCTCGGCGAGGCCGCACCGGACCGGGCTCCGGGATCCCCGGCCGGCTGGTGGAAGTCGCTCGCCGAGCAGGGGCTGATCGGTCCCCACCTGTCCGAGCAGGCCGGGGGAGGCGGCGGCACCCTGCTCGACCTCTCCGTCGTCATGGAGCAGACCGGACGGGCGCTGCTGCCGGGGAACCACCTGCCGACCGTGCTCGCCACCGTCGTCGTCGACCGGGGCGGCCGTTCGGGTCCGGAGACGGCGTCCCTCGCGGACGGCAGTCGTAGCGCGGCCGTCGCCCTCGACCCCGGCGGGCTGCGCGCCGAACCGGTGGCCGGCGGCCGGCTGCGGCTGCACGGCAGCACGCCGGTGGTGCTCGGCGACGAGGGCGCCGATCTGCTGCTGCTCCCGGCCCGCTCCGCCGAGGGCGAGGGTGAGGGTGGCGGTGGGGGCGCGCGCGAGGGTGAGGGTGAGTACTGGTACCTGGTCGAGGCCACCGAGGCCGGGCTCACCCCGCTGCCCTCGCTCGACCTCACCCGGGGGCTGCTCCGGGTCGAGCTGGACGTCGTCCTGCCCGCCGAGCGGCGGGTGGCCGCCGACACCCCGGCGCTCCGGGCCGCCCTCGCGGTGCCGATCGCGGCCGAGGCCTGCGGGATCGCGGCCTGGGCGCTGGACACCGCCGTCCGGCACGCCACCCTCCGGCACCAGTTCGGGCGGCCGATAGGCCAGTTCCAGGCGGTGAAGCACCTCTGCGCACACCTGCTGGTGCGGACGGAGAAGGCCACGGCCGCCGTCTGGCAGGCGGCCCGTGATCAGGACGCCCTGGCCCGGGACGCCCTGGCCCGGGACGCCGTGGATCAGGCCGCCGTGGCCCGGGAGGCCGTGGACCGGGGCGCCGTCGGTCGCGCCGAGGTCAGCGCCGCAGTCGCCGTCGCGCTGGCGCTGGAGGCGGCCTACGAGAACGCCAAGGACTGCATCCAGATCCTCGGCGGGATCGGCTTCACCTGGGAGCACGGCGCGCACCTCCGGCTGCGCCGGGCGGCCGTACTGCGGCAACTGCTCGCCGGCGTGGGCAGTGGCGGTGGTGACGGCGTGGGCGGTGGCGTGGGCTGCGGCGAGCGGGCGCTGTTCGGGGCGGTGGGGCGGGCTGCCGTCGCGCACGGGCTGGCCCGGCCGGCGCTGGAACTCCCGCCGGAGGCCGAGCACTTCCGGACCGAGGCGCGCGCCGCCGCCGCGTCCGTCGTCGGGCTCGACCCGGCCGAGCAGCGGCGCCGACTGGCCCCGGACGGCTGGGCCGCGCCGCACCTGCCGGTCCCCTACGGGCGCGGCGCGGGACCGCTGCAGCAGCTGGCGGTCGACCAGGAGCTCGCGGCGGCCGGGGTCCGGCTGCCGGACCTGACCATCGGCACCTGGGTCGTCCCCTCGCTGGTCGCCCACGGCACGCCGGAGCAGCGGGAGCGCTACCTGATGCCGACCCTGCGCGGTGAGCTGAGCTGGTGTCAGCTGTTCTCCGAGCCCGAGGCCGGCTCGGACCTCGCCTCGCTGCGCACCCGCGCGGTACGGCTGCCGGACGGCCGCTGGCGGGTGGACGGCCAGAAGGTCTGGACGTCCAGCGCCCGCACCGCCGACTTCGGGATCCTGCTGGCCCGCACCGCACCGGAGAAGCCCAAGCACCAGGGGCTGACCTACTTCCTGGTCGACATGCGGACAACGCGCGGAATCGACATCCGCCCGCTCCGCGAGATCACCGGCGACGCGGTCTTCAACGAGGTCTTCCTGGACGGCGTGGAACTGCCGGCCGACGCCGTCGTCGGCGAAGTGGACGGCGGCTGGCGGGTGGCCCGGCACACCCTCGGCAACGAGCGGGTGCACATGGCCGATGCCAGCCCCACTCTCGATGCGGTCCGGCAACTGCTGGCCGTGCCCGGCGCGGACCCGGCGACCCTGGGCCGGCTGGCGGCCGACGAGCACGTCCTCGGCTGCATCGACCTGCGCACCGCACTCAGCAGCCTGGACGGGCTCGACCCGGGAGCCGGCGGCAGCATCAGGAAGGTGGTCTCAGCCCCGCACGCCCAACGCGTGGCCGAATCGGCACTGGAGCTGAGCGGTCCGGAGGGCGCGGTCCAGGAGGGGGCGGGTGCGCGGATCGGCCACGCCTTTCTGATGTCCCGCTGTCTGACCATCGCCGGCGGCACCACCCAGGTCCAGCTCAACGTGGTCGCCGAGCGGATCCTCGGGCTGCCGCGCGATCCCGAGCCGACGGCGCGCAACTGA
- a CDS encoding MaoC/PaaZ C-terminal domain-containing protein: protein MPIDPAAALAAPPRSTDIAWEQRDVLLYHLGVGAGAHRPATDPDELRYTYEKDLQVLPGFVTVAGGGLAKAGAFSQPGLDIDLTRVLHGGQRIELHRPVPVFGRAVLTSSLAAIHDKGKAAVLVMRSEAADADGPLWTCDTEIYARGEGGFGGERGGSSRVEMPDRAPDHELEIPVRHDQALLYRLSGDWNPLHADPDFAKAAGFDTPILHGLCTYGITLKAAVDTVLDGDASRVLGYSARFAGVFFPGETLRVRIWAEGDDRFLLTASAVDRADAPVLADTVLTTRPA, encoded by the coding sequence ATGCCCATTGACCCCGCCGCCGCCCTCGCAGCGCCGCCCCGCAGCACCGACATCGCGTGGGAGCAGCGGGACGTGCTGCTCTACCACCTCGGCGTCGGCGCGGGCGCGCACCGACCGGCCACCGACCCCGACGAACTGCGGTACACCTACGAGAAGGACCTCCAGGTCCTCCCCGGCTTCGTCACGGTCGCGGGCGGCGGACTCGCCAAGGCCGGGGCGTTCAGTCAGCCCGGCCTGGACATCGACCTCACCCGGGTGCTGCACGGCGGCCAGCGCATCGAACTGCACCGCCCCGTCCCGGTCTTCGGACGGGCCGTGCTCACCAGCAGCCTCGCCGCGATCCACGACAAGGGCAAGGCCGCCGTGCTGGTGATGCGCAGCGAGGCCGCCGACGCCGACGGGCCGCTGTGGACCTGCGACACCGAGATCTACGCCCGGGGCGAGGGCGGCTTCGGCGGCGAGCGCGGAGGGAGCAGCCGGGTCGAGATGCCCGACCGGGCCCCGGACCACGAGCTGGAGATCCCGGTCCGGCACGACCAGGCGCTGCTCTACCGGCTGTCCGGCGACTGGAACCCGCTCCACGCCGACCCCGACTTCGCCAAGGCGGCCGGCTTCGACACACCGATCCTGCACGGTCTCTGCACCTACGGGATCACCCTCAAGGCCGCCGTGGACACCGTCCTGGACGGCGACGCGAGCCGGGTCCTCGGCTACAGCGCCCGCTTCGCCGGGGTCTTCTTCCCCGGCGAGACGCTGCGGGTGCGGATCTGGGCGGAGGGCGACGACCGCTTCCTGCTCACCGCCTCGGCCGTGGACCGCGCCGACGCCCCCGTCCTGGCCGACACCGTGCTGACCACCCGCCCCGCCTGA